Part of the Desulfolutivibrio sulfoxidireducens genome is shown below.
GCGACCGCCAGGCGCGCATCAACCGGGCCGAGGGCATGCGCCAGGAGGCGATATCGGTGTCCGAGGGCGAGAAGCAAAAGCGCATCAACGAGGCCGAGGGCCGCTCAAGGGAGATCGAGCTGCTGGCCCAGGCCACGGCCCAGGGACTTTTGGCGGTGGCGGCGGCGGTGGCGGCCGAGGGCGGGGTGACGGCGGCGAACCTGCGGGTGGCGGAGAGGTACCTGGCGGAGTTCGGCAACTTGGCCAAGGCCGGCAATACCATGATCCTGCCCGCGAACCTCGCGGATATCGCCGGCGTCGTGGCCACGGCCATGTCCGTGATGCAGGGCGCGGGTGGAAAGAAGGCGGGGATGTAGAAAAAGGGGCATGGAAAACAAAATTCATGCCGGAAGTGGCAACGTTTTCGCCGACCTGGGGCTTCCCGAGCCGGACGAGCGCGCCTACAAGGCCGATCTGGTCATGATCCTGGAAAACATGATCGAGCGCCGAGGGCTGACGCAGGTGGCGGCGGCCAGACTGTGCGGCACGGACCAGGGAACGCTGTCCAATGTGTTGCGGGGGCGGATCGGACGCGTCTCCACGGACCGTCTGATCCGTTGGCTGGGACGCCTGGGCGGCAACGTCGTGATCACTGTGGACGAGACCCCGGGAGAAGCGCCCACGCCCGTGTCCGTCCGATTTTGTCCGGCCTGACGGAAACGGGCGGTTCCTATGTCCTCAGCGTGGCCACAAGCCGGCCGGGCTTTGAAAACACGTCCAGGGCGTCGCGGATGTCGATGAAGACCGCGTCGGCGGCCAGGACGGCGTCCAGGCAGGCCCCCTCGGCGCCGATGACCGCCAGCCCCAGGGCCGCCTCCCGAAGCATCAGCCGGTCATTTTTGCCGTTGCCCACGCAGGCCGTGGCCGCCGCC
Proteins encoded:
- a CDS encoding helix-turn-helix domain-containing protein, with translation MENKIHAGSGNVFADLGLPEPDERAYKADLVMILENMIERRGLTQVAAARLCGTDQGTLSNVLRGRIGRVSTDRLIRWLGRLGGNVVITVDETPGEAPTPVSVRFCPA